The Anolis sagrei isolate rAnoSag1 chromosome Y, rAnoSag1.mat, whole genome shotgun sequence genome contains a region encoding:
- the LOC132782140 gene encoding RNA-binding protein Nova-2 isoform X3 encodes MAGRSEDGEYFLKVLIPSYAAGSIIGKGGQTIVQLQKETGATIKLSKSKDFYPGTTERVCLVQGTAEALNAVHNFIAEKVREIPQSVVKPESVNILQPQTTMNPDRAKQAKVIVPNSTAGLIIGKGGATVKAIMEQSGAWVQLSQKPEGINLQERVVTISGEPEQIHKAVDIIVQKIQEDPQSSSCLNISYANITGPVANSNPTGSPYANSTDVLPAAAAAATASGLLGHTSLAGVGAFPAALPGFSGSDLLAISTALNTLASYGYNTSSLGLGLNSAAASGVLAAVAAGANPAAAAAANLLASYANEASTSTTTPAGAVGAFTLGSLAAATGAANGYLGTASPLVASSFLATEKLVESTKDMVEIAVPENLVGAILGKGGKTLVEYQELTGARIQISKKGEFIPGTRNRKVTITGTPAATQAAQYLISQRVTYEQGVRATNPQKVG; translated from the exons AGGACGGCGAATACTTCCTGAAGGTCCTGATCCCCAGCTATGCGGCCGGGTCCATCATCGGCAAAGGCGGCCAAACCATCGTCCAACTGCAGAAGGAAACTGGGGCCACCATTAAGCTCTCCAAATCCAAGGACTTCTACCCAG GAACCACGGAGCGGGTCTGCCTGGTCCAAGGCACGGCGGAAGCCCTCAATGCGGTCCACAACTTCATTGCCGAAAAGGTCCGAGAGATCCCTCAGTCCGTAGTGAAGCCGGAGTCGGTCAACATCCTCCAGCCGCAGACGACGATGAACCCAGACCGTGCTAAGCAG GCTAAAGTGATCGTTCCCAACAGCACGGCGGGGTTGATCATAGGCAAAGGAGGGGCCACCGTGAAGGCCATTATGGAGCAGTCTGGAGCATGGGTGCAGCTGAGCCAGAAGCCTGAGGGCATCAACCTTCAGGAACGAGTGGTGACCATCAGTGGTGAGCCTGAACAGATCCACAAAGCCGTGGATATCATTGTCCagaagatccaggaagatccccAGAGCAGCAGCTGCCTCAACATTAGCTACGCCAACATTACTGGCCCGGTGGCCAACTCCAACCCAACTGGATCACCCTATGCCAACTCCACGGACGTCCTGCCAGCTGCCGCCGCCGCTGCCACAGCATCGGGCCTCCTGGGCCACACCAGCCTGGCTGGAGTAGGGGCCTTCCCAGCCGCCCTGCCGGGTTTCTCCGGCAGTGACCTTTTGGCCATCAGCACAGCCCTCAACACCTTAGCCAGCTACGGATACAACACCAGTTCTTTAGGGCTCGGCCTCAACTCTGCAGCCGCCTCTGGAGTGCTGGCCGCCGTAGCCGCTGGCGCCAACCCAGCTGCAGCTGCCGCCGCTAACCTCCTTGCTTCCTACGCCAATGAAGCATCCACTAGCACCACTACCCCAGCCGGTGCAGTCGGAGCCTTCACCTTAGGTTCCTTAGCTGCCGCCACCGGGGCAGCCAATGGCTATCTAGGGACAGCCTCCCCTTTGGTGGCTAGCTCCTTCTTAGCCACAGAGAAGCTTGTGGAAAGCACCAAAGATATGGTGGAGATTGCCGTGCCGGAGAACCTAGTGGGCGCCATTTTGGGGAAAGGCGGCAAGACGTTGGTTGAGTACCAAGAGCTGACAGGCGCCCGCATCCAGATTTCCAAAAAGGGGGAGTTTATTCCGGGTACTAGGAACCGAAAAGTCACCATCACAGGCACTCCGGCTGCGACCCAAGCAGCGCAGTATCTTATTAGCCAGCGAGTAACATACGAGCAAGGTGTCCGGGCCACCAACCCACAGAAAGTGGGTTAA
- the LOC132782140 gene encoding RNA-binding protein Nova-2 isoform X2: MAGRTHHAGPTAEDGEYFLKVLIPSYAAGSIIGKGGQTIVQLQKETGATIKLSKSKDFYPGTTERVCLVQGTAEALNAVHNFIAEKVREIPQSVVKPESVNILQPQTTMNPDRAKQAKVIVPNSTAGLIIGKGGATVKAIMEQSGAWVQLSQKPEGINLQERVVTISGEPEQIHKAVDIIVQKIQEDPQSSSCLNISYANITGPVANSNPTGSPYANSTDVLPAAAAAATASGLLGHTSLAGVGAFPAALPGFSGSDLLAISTALNTLASYGYNTSSLGLGLNSAAASGVLAAVAAGANPAAAAAANLLASYANEASTSTTTPAGAVGAFTLGSLAAATGAANGYLGTASPLVASSFLATEKLVESTKDMVEIAVPENLVGAILGKGGKTLVEYQELTGARIQISKKGEFIPGTRNRKVTITGTPAATQAAQYLISQRVTYEQGVRATNPQKVG, from the exons AGGACGGCGAATACTTCCTGAAGGTCCTGATCCCCAGCTATGCGGCCGGGTCCATCATCGGCAAAGGCGGCCAAACCATCGTCCAACTGCAGAAGGAAACTGGGGCCACCATTAAGCTCTCCAAATCCAAGGACTTCTACCCAG GAACCACGGAGCGGGTCTGCCTGGTCCAAGGCACGGCGGAAGCCCTCAATGCGGTCCACAACTTCATTGCCGAAAAGGTCCGAGAGATCCCTCAGTCCGTAGTGAAGCCGGAGTCGGTCAACATCCTCCAGCCGCAGACGACGATGAACCCAGACCGTGCTAAGCAG GCTAAAGTGATCGTTCCCAACAGCACGGCGGGGTTGATCATAGGCAAAGGAGGGGCCACCGTGAAGGCCATTATGGAGCAGTCTGGAGCATGGGTGCAGCTGAGCCAGAAGCCTGAGGGCATCAACCTTCAGGAACGAGTGGTGACCATCAGTGGTGAGCCTGAACAGATCCACAAAGCCGTGGATATCATTGTCCagaagatccaggaagatccccAGAGCAGCAGCTGCCTCAACATTAGCTACGCCAACATTACTGGCCCGGTGGCCAACTCCAACCCAACTGGATCACCCTATGCCAACTCCACGGACGTCCTGCCAGCTGCCGCCGCCGCTGCCACAGCATCGGGCCTCCTGGGCCACACCAGCCTGGCTGGAGTAGGGGCCTTCCCAGCCGCCCTGCCGGGTTTCTCCGGCAGTGACCTTTTGGCCATCAGCACAGCCCTCAACACCTTAGCCAGCTACGGATACAACACCAGTTCTTTAGGGCTCGGCCTCAACTCTGCAGCCGCCTCTGGAGTGCTGGCCGCCGTAGCCGCTGGCGCCAACCCAGCTGCAGCTGCCGCCGCTAACCTCCTTGCTTCCTACGCCAATGAAGCATCCACTAGCACCACTACCCCAGCCGGTGCAGTCGGAGCCTTCACCTTAGGTTCCTTAGCTGCCGCCACCGGGGCAGCCAATGGCTATCTAGGGACAGCCTCCCCTTTGGTGGCTAGCTCCTTCTTAGCCACAGAGAAGCTTGTGGAAAGCACCAAAGATATGGTGGAGATTGCCGTGCCGGAGAACCTAGTGGGCGCCATTTTGGGGAAAGGCGGCAAGACGTTGGTTGAGTACCAAGAGCTGACAGGCGCCCGCATCCAGATTTCCAAAAAGGGGGAGTTTATTCCGGGTACTAGGAACCGAAAAGTCACCATCACAGGCACTCCGGCTGCGACCCAAGCAGCGCAGTATCTTATTAGCCAGCGAGTAACATACGAGCAAGGTGTCCGGGCCACCAACCCACAGAAAGTGGGTTAA